The Triticum aestivum cultivar Chinese Spring chromosome 3A, IWGSC CS RefSeq v2.1, whole genome shotgun sequence genome includes a region encoding these proteins:
- the LOC123061648 gene encoding vegetative cell wall protein gp1, with product MEKTSSSSMASPVRSPPPEPAAEAQPPPPSSPPSQLPATDPFRLSPDNPTPTHPLPAAPTTTAPAPSTGPFRLSPDNPTPAPPLPAAPTTTAPAPSTGPSRLSPDNPTPAPPLPAAPTTTAPAPSTGPFRLSPDNPTPAPPLPAAPTTTAPAPSTGPSRLSPDNPTPAPPLPAAPTTTAPAPSTDPFRLSPDNPTPAPPLPAAPTITAPPPDGAGDSSPPCPPSPPKAPTHPPLSTADPSAPLPRGNQTSAPRRTPPPPPARAPAPAAPPPPAPASPEAKPVQEADEAPGGSENMALALALTQNEAVMPPTPQKDAVMAESPTGSPQKESALTVAKLLSAEDPAATEAKPAADKVAPAVVTESVAGGGGGGGGGGGKVGVGSKRWLLRGVPDRVRLTELKRAELGFRVSAAVFCLISVSVMSSGTTPGWAGDSFRRYNEYRYTLAASVMAFTYSGFQLVAEVHYLVTGRRIIGGPWGNYFNLAMDQVLAYLLLSASSAALSRNDVWVSRFGVDQFAKLINASGSMAFLAFIALGLSSIISAHRVFSSIP from the exons ATGGAAAAAACCAGcagctcctccatggcctccccagtCCGCTCACCGCCACCGGAGCCGGCCGCGGAGGCACAACcacctcctccttcttcgcccccATCACAGCTTCCGGCTACCGACCCCTTTCGCCTCTCGCCGGATAACCCAACCCCAACTCATCCCCTTCCTGCTGCACCTACAACTACTGCTCCGGCGCCATCTACCGGCCCCTTTCGCCTCTCGCCGGATAACCCAACCCCAGCTCCTCCCCTTCCTGCTGCACCTACAACTACTGCTCCGGCGCCATCTACCGGCCCCTCTCGCCTCTCGCCGGATAACCCAACCCCAGCTCCTCCCCTTCCTGCTGCACCTACAACTACTGCTCCGGCGCCATCTACCGGCCCCTTTCGCCTCTCGCCGGATAACCCAACCCCAGCTCCTCCCCTTCCTGCTGCACCTACAACTACTGCTCCGGCGCCATCTACCGGCCCCTCTCGCCTCTCGCCGGATAACCCAACCCCAGCTCCTCCCCTTCCTGCTGCACCTACAACTACTGCTCCGGCGCCATCTACCGACCCCTTTCGCCTCTCGCCGGACAATCCAACCCCAGCTCCTCCCCTTCCTGCTGCACCAACAATTACTGCTCCGCCGCCGGATGGCGCCGGCGATTCCTCTCCACCATGTCCTCCCTCGCCTCCAAAGGCTCCAACGCATCCACCTCTTTCCACCGCCGATCCTTCTGCTCCCCTCCCTCGTGGGAACCAAACATCCGCGCCGCGGCGGACACCCCCGCCTCCTCCCGCTCGCGCTCCCGCTCCAGCAGCACCACCTCCACCAGCACCGGCGTCTCCGGAAGCTAAGCCGGTGCAGGAGGCAGATGAAGCGCCCGGCGGATCGGAGAACATGGCGCTAGCCCTTGCGCTAACCCAAAACGAAGCAGTGATGCCGCCGACGCCGCAGAAGGACGCGGTCATGGCTGAATCCCCGACCGGATCTCCGCAGAAGGAGTCGGCCCTGACCGTAGCGAAGCTCCTCTCGGCCGAGGACCCCGCGGCAACGGAGGCCAAGCCGGCCGCCGACAAGGTAGCACCTGCGGTAGTCACCGAGtcagtcgccggcggcggcgggggcggaggtggaggcggaggcaaAGTCGGAGTGGGCTCCAAGAGATGGCTCCTTAGAGGGGTCCCAGATAGAGTACGGCTCACGGAGCTGAAGAGGGCtgagctagggtttagggtttcagCTGCCGTGTTCTGCTTGATCTCGGTCTCCGTCATGTCGTCTGGCACTACGCCGGGCTGGGCTGGTGACTCCTTCCGCCGCTACAACGAATACAG GTACACGCTTGCTGCGAGCGTGATGGCTTTTACATACTCGGGGTTCCAATTAGTTGCAGAAGTGCACTACCTTGTCACAGGGAGGCGCATAATTGGAGGCCCCTGGGGGAACTACTTCAATCTCGCCATGGATCAG GTATTGGCTTACCTGCtgctgtcagcatcttcagcagcgcTTTCTCGCAATGATGTGTGGGTGTCAAGATTTGGCGTGGATCAATTTGCCAAACTTATCAATGCCTCAGGCTCAATGGCGTTCTTAGCTTTCATTGCTCTTGGTCTGAGCTCCATCATCTCTGCTCATCGTGTATTCAGCTCAATCCCTTAA